The genomic stretch ATCGGCGTTGGCGTCCATCATCTCCTCAACGAAGGCGGGATCGTCATAGAAGAGGGTGCACAGGCGTTCCAGCCCGAGCAGGTTGCGCAGGGGGCCGAAGAAGCCGCCCCATCGGTCCGCGATGATGATCAGCGGGTAAGGCCGGGCTCGAGCGGCCCGCAATTGCTCCCGCCAGTCTGGGCCGATGCGCTGGCTCAGGTCCGGCTGCATCCGCTCCTTCCAGAACCGGCGGAAATCCTCCCGGGTCTCCACGGGGAATCGGACGAATTGTGGCATGGAGCTCATCGGGCTGTGCTTGAGCTCCCGCATCAGGATGCCCTCATGGTTCACGTACAGGACATGTGTCTCATCTTCGGCGATGATCTTCCGTTCAAAGGGGGGATGGGGGAAGAACCAGTGGCTGAAGGCCTGTCGTCGGTCAGCTCCCATGTTTAGGTCCATCCGCTCCGGGTCATACCCCTCCCGCTTCCAACGCTCGATGGTCTCCGGCCATCCTCCCCAGGCCCAAAAAGGCGCGTGGTCCACCGGTTGGTAGTTCATGCAGGCGTGAAATCGCTCCAGATCGTTCATGAGCCCTGTCTCCTGGCTGGTTCCATTGGATCCTTCGTCCCCCGCGCCGAGAGAGGCTTACGTTCCCCGTGATGGGTCAAGTCCCTTTTCCCCTCGTTGTGCACGAGAAGCTGTAGAGCACGCCGTTTCCTCGTCCTGAAATCCTGTCCCTTTTCTATCACGCTCCAGAGATCTCGTCAATGGTGGTTGGCGGGATCTTGATGGCGCCATCGGATCTTCAGGATTTCTTAACTTTTCCTTTGCCGCTTCTTTAGGCTTACGCGTTACGTTCGTCCCGGTATCAGCGGAAGAGGGCCATTATGTGTCACATGATCCATTTGTGATTCAAAGGAGGGGAACCTATGAACGGGATACGGAAGATCCTCTCGTTCGCAGCATTCATCTCGCCCGCTCTCTGGGCCGCGGGTTGCGCCCCCGCGCCCGCTCCGCCTCCTCCCGGAGGCTCTGCGGTTGCTCCCCTGCGGGGCGTACTGGTGGGGCCCATCGGGATTTTGTCCTCGCTGTTTATGCTGGCGGTCATCGCCCTGATCATCGTGGCCGTCTGGGCCCTCCTACGTGGAGGCGTGCCTTCGGCCGGGCGCCGAGAGGCTCACCGACTGTCTTCCGCTAAGGAGATCGCCCGAGAGCGGTACGCCCGGGGGGAGATCAGTCGCGAGGAGTATTGGCAGTTGATAAGGGACCTGGAGGATTCACGACGTGCGCAGCCCGCGCAGTGAGATGCGTGGGCGCTAAGGAGGAAGCGATGCCAAAACGGAGGATTTTGCTTGTGGTGGGGTTGTTCGTCCTGGTGGAGGGGCTGTTGGTCGTCTCCTGCGCAGGGACCCCGATGATGGCCCCGGGACCGCCGGGCATGGCCCCCGCGGCTCCACCCGGGGATGCGATGCCGTCCGTGGGAGAAGATCGACCGATGCCGCCGGCCGGCGATGCCGTTGCGCCCCCAGAGGCGCCCTCTCTCGCCCGGCCAGAGGTGGCTAGCCCGGAGTCGGCGGCGGAGAGGGGCGC from Chloroflexota bacterium encodes the following:
- a CDS encoding SHOCT domain-containing protein, with amino-acid sequence MLAVIALIIVAVWALLRGGVPSAGRREAHRLSSAKEIARERYARGEISREEYWQLIRDLEDSRRAQPAQ